A genomic window from Alkalihalobacillus sp. AL-G includes:
- the ligA gene encoding NAD-dependent DNA ligase LigA, with the protein MSEEQVKTQIEELKTLLNQYNYQYHVLDKPSVPDAEYDQKLHELIKLEQEYPHLRTEDSPTQRVGGEPLEGFEKVEHRTPMLSLGNAFDDQDLRDFDRRVRQGVGGDVHYVCELKIDGLAVSLLYEEGRFVRGATRGDGRIGENITNNLKTIRSIPLRLKENATLEVRGEAFMPKASFEKLNADREEEGVEQFANPRNAAAGSLRQLDPKIAASRNLDIFVYGAGQYEGRSIDSHSESLNYMSELGFKTNQEWKRCTSIEEVIEYVNGWVERRPDLNYEIDGIVIKVDSLDQQDELGTTVKSPRWAIASKFPAEEVITQLEGIELSVGRTGVVTPTALLKAVQVAGTTVKRASLHNEDLIRERDLKIGDYVVIKKAGDIIPEVVNVIEEKRTGDEQDFSMPENCPECGSELVRIEDEVALRCINPKCPAQIREGLIHFVSRNAMNIDGLGEKVITQLFNENLIQDVADIYELDRNELLKLERMGEKSVDNLLSAIEASKQNSLERLLFGLGIRHVGSKAARTLAENFETIERLQNAESGDLTAINEIGEKMADSVVLYFEKPEVEQLVKHLREVGVNMEYKGLKRSEVEDVDSPFNGKTIVLTGKLQQLSRNEAKAEIERLGGKVTGSVSKSTDLLIVGEDAGSKLTKAEKLGIEVWTEDAFVAELET; encoded by the coding sequence ATGAGCGAGGAGCAAGTTAAGACCCAAATCGAAGAACTGAAGACATTATTGAACCAGTACAATTATCAATATCATGTACTCGATAAACCGTCCGTGCCTGATGCAGAATACGATCAAAAGCTGCATGAGCTGATTAAGCTTGAACAAGAGTACCCACACTTAAGGACGGAAGACTCTCCGACGCAGCGTGTTGGCGGAGAACCGCTCGAAGGCTTTGAAAAGGTTGAGCACCGCACACCGATGCTCAGTCTCGGCAATGCGTTCGATGATCAGGATCTTCGTGATTTCGACCGTCGGGTTCGCCAAGGTGTCGGCGGTGATGTTCATTATGTCTGTGAGTTGAAAATCGATGGTCTTGCGGTTTCCCTTTTATATGAGGAGGGCCGATTTGTTCGTGGTGCAACCCGCGGTGACGGTAGAATCGGTGAAAACATAACGAATAATTTAAAGACAATTCGCTCCATCCCATTACGGCTAAAAGAAAATGCGACGCTCGAGGTACGAGGCGAAGCGTTTATGCCGAAAGCCTCTTTTGAAAAGTTGAACGCAGATCGGGAAGAAGAGGGTGTCGAGCAGTTTGCGAACCCTCGTAACGCAGCAGCAGGCTCGCTCCGCCAGCTTGATCCGAAAATAGCTGCGAGTCGTAACCTTGATATTTTTGTCTATGGAGCAGGGCAGTACGAAGGTCGCAGCATCGATTCTCATAGTGAAAGCCTCAACTACATGAGCGAGCTTGGTTTTAAAACAAACCAAGAGTGGAAACGCTGTACCTCGATTGAAGAAGTGATCGAATACGTGAACGGCTGGGTTGAAAGACGCCCAGATCTGAACTATGAAATCGACGGAATCGTCATAAAAGTTGATTCATTAGATCAACAGGATGAACTTGGAACGACGGTGAAAAGTCCGCGCTGGGCCATCGCCTCCAAGTTTCCGGCCGAAGAGGTCATCACACAGCTTGAGGGAATCGAATTGAGTGTCGGACGCACCGGAGTCGTAACACCTACAGCCCTTTTAAAAGCCGTGCAGGTCGCTGGAACAACGGTGAAGCGTGCCTCGCTTCATAATGAAGATCTCATTCGTGAAAGAGACCTCAAGATCGGCGACTATGTTGTGATTAAAAAGGCTGGAGATATTATCCCAGAAGTAGTCAATGTGATCGAAGAAAAGCGCACAGGGGATGAGCAGGATTTTAGCATGCCTGAAAATTGCCCAGAATGTGGCAGTGAACTCGTACGGATTGAAGACGAGGTGGCGTTACGCTGTATTAACCCGAAATGCCCGGCTCAAATTCGCGAAGGCTTGATTCATTTTGTGTCCAGAAACGCGATGAATATTGATGGGCTCGGTGAAAAAGTGATCACGCAGCTTTTTAACGAAAACCTGATTCAGGATGTAGCGGACATTTATGAGCTCGACCGAAATGAGCTGTTGAAGCTCGAGCGAATGGGTGAAAAGTCTGTTGATAATCTTTTGAGTGCAATCGAAGCCTCGAAACAGAATTCGTTGGAACGTCTTTTATTCGGTCTCGGCATTCGTCACGTAGGCTCAAAAGCAGCGCGTACCCTAGCTGAGAACTTTGAAACGATAGAACGATTGCAGAACGCAGAATCTGGGGACTTAACGGCGATCAATGAAATCGGTGAGAAGATGGCGGATTCCGTCGTTCTCTATTTTGAAAAACCAGAAGTTGAACAGCTCGTGAAGCACCTTCGTGAAGTGGGTGTGAACATGGAATATAAAGGGTTGAAACGTAGTGAAGTGGAAGATGTCGACTCTCCGTTTAATGGAAAGACGATCGTGTTGACTGGTAAGTTGCAGCAACTGTCTCGTAATGAAGCGAAAGCCGAAATTGAACGACTCGGCGGAAAAGTAACAGGGAGTGTGAGCAAAAGCACAGACCTGTTGATTGTTGGTGAAGATGCGGGATCAAAGCTTACGAAAGCGGAAAAGCTGGGAATCGAAGTCTGGACTGAAGACGCATTTGTTGCAGAGCTAGAAACTTAA
- a CDS encoding heptaprenylglyceryl phosphate synthase — MFEYREWKHVFKLDPNKEITPEMLEAICESGTDAVIVGGSDGVTLENTIDLLSRIRKYTVPCVLEVSNTESITPGFDYYFVPSVLNSTNPDWIVGLHHEAIKEYGELINWNELVAEGYCIVNKESKAAQISEADTNLDNEDILAYARMSEHMFRLPIFYLEYSGTYGDVEIVKDISTVLDKTHFFYGGGIKDDTQAREMAQFADTIVVGNVIYEDLNAAIRTVRVVKG, encoded by the coding sequence ATGTTTGAATATAGAGAATGGAAGCATGTATTCAAGCTTGACCCGAATAAAGAGATCACACCAGAGATGCTTGAAGCGATTTGCGAGTCAGGGACAGATGCCGTCATCGTTGGAGGAAGTGATGGTGTGACCTTAGAAAATACAATTGACTTACTTTCGAGAATTCGAAAGTATACCGTTCCGTGTGTACTTGAGGTTTCGAATACGGAATCGATTACACCGGGATTTGACTATTACTTTGTGCCAAGTGTCTTGAACAGCACGAACCCGGATTGGATAGTCGGACTTCATCATGAAGCAATCAAGGAATACGGTGAGCTGATCAACTGGAACGAGCTTGTCGCGGAGGGCTATTGCATCGTCAACAAGGAATCGAAGGCAGCCCAGATTTCCGAGGCCGATACAAATCTTGATAATGAGGATATTCTTGCCTATGCCAGAATGTCGGAGCATATGTTTCGACTGCCGATCTTTTACCTGGAATACAGCGGTACATATGGGGATGTGGAGATTGTGAAGGACATCAGCACAGTCTTAGATAAAACCCACTTCTTCTACGGTGGTGGAATTAAAGACGATACGCAAGCACGTGAAATGGCGCAATTCGCAGATACGATCGTCGTCGGAAACGTTATCTACGAGGATCTGAACGCCGCAATTCGCACCGTCCGTGTCGTAAAAGGTTAG
- a CDS encoding YerC/YecD family TrpR-related protein, with protein MQIDKLRGRTLDQLFDAILSLKDREECYQFFDDLATINEIQSLAQRLEVARMLQEGFTYHKIEDETGASTATISRVKRCLNYGNDSYQMTLDRVHKE; from the coding sequence ATGCAAATCGATAAGCTAAGAGGAAGAACACTGGATCAACTATTTGACGCAATATTATCGTTGAAAGATCGCGAAGAATGCTACCAGTTTTTTGATGACCTCGCTACGATCAACGAAATACAATCTCTTGCCCAGCGTTTAGAGGTTGCCCGAATGCTTCAGGAAGGCTTTACGTATCATAAAATTGAAGATGAAACAGGTGCAAGCACGGCTACGATTTCACGAGTGAAGCGCTGCTTGAACTATGGAAACGATAGCTATCAAATGACATTAGACCGCGTTCATAAAGAGTAA
- the purD gene encoding phosphoribosylamine--glycine ligase, with protein MNVLIVGKGGREHAIAWKIEQSEKVENVYVAPGNAGMTDVASCVPIDESAHEQLIDFAKKEKIDLTIVGPEQPLLDGLVDRFQEEGLRVFGPNRNAALIEGSKSYANDLMKKHQIPTAESASFTNYEEANAYLRKKGAPIVIKADGLAAGKGVVVAMTKGEAESALQSMMLDSKFGAASTKVVIEEYLQGEEFSLMAFVNGTTVLPMVISQDHKRAYEGDVGPNTGGMGAYSPVPHISDETVEKAIETVLRPMAEALVKEGSPFTGVLYAGLMLTEQGPKVIEFNARFGDPETQVVLPRLKNDLYEVMISLLAEESIELEWDDACYVGVVLASGGYPESYQKGFAIEGLETLSAETLLIQAGVKENGGNLVTDGGRILLLASKGKTLEGARTKVYEEISKIGCEDSFYRNDIAHRAISALSS; from the coding sequence ATGAACGTACTTATAGTCGGAAAAGGTGGACGAGAGCATGCAATCGCTTGGAAAATCGAACAAAGCGAAAAAGTGGAGAATGTTTATGTCGCACCAGGCAATGCCGGTATGACGGATGTAGCAAGCTGCGTGCCAATTGACGAATCTGCCCATGAACAGCTTATCGATTTTGCAAAAAAAGAAAAAATCGATTTGACGATTGTAGGTCCAGAACAACCCTTGCTCGATGGTCTCGTTGATCGCTTTCAAGAGGAAGGTCTTCGCGTTTTTGGACCGAACCGCAACGCAGCACTCATTGAAGGAAGTAAGTCTTATGCAAACGACCTTATGAAAAAGCACCAAATCCCAACGGCAGAATCAGCTTCTTTTACCAATTATGAAGAGGCAAACGCTTACCTACGTAAAAAAGGTGCACCCATTGTCATTAAAGCGGACGGACTAGCGGCCGGAAAAGGCGTCGTTGTTGCAATGACGAAGGGAGAAGCGGAATCTGCACTCCAAAGCATGATGCTCGATTCGAAGTTTGGAGCAGCGAGTACGAAAGTTGTCATCGAAGAGTATTTACAAGGAGAAGAATTTTCGCTGATGGCATTCGTCAATGGTACAACGGTCTTACCGATGGTCATTTCTCAAGATCATAAACGGGCTTACGAGGGTGACGTCGGTCCGAATACTGGAGGGATGGGCGCCTACTCACCGGTACCACACATTTCCGATGAGACTGTCGAAAAGGCAATCGAGACCGTATTACGACCAATGGCCGAAGCACTTGTAAAAGAAGGATCACCTTTTACTGGCGTTTTATATGCAGGGTTAATGCTTACCGAGCAAGGTCCGAAAGTGATTGAATTTAATGCACGTTTCGGGGACCCGGAAACACAAGTTGTTTTACCTCGGCTCAAAAACGATCTATATGAAGTGATGATAAGCCTATTGGCAGAGGAATCCATTGAACTCGAATGGGATGACGCATGCTATGTCGGGGTTGTATTGGCATCTGGCGGCTATCCGGAATCGTATCAAAAAGGTTTTGCAATCGAGGGGCTTGAAACACTCTCTGCGGAAACACTTCTCATTCAAGCTGGGGTTAAAGAAAACGGTGGAAACCTCGTGACAGACGGGGGACGGATCCTTCTTTTAGCCTCAAAAGGAAAGACGCTTGAGGGCGCCCGAACGAAGGTTTATGAGGAAATATCCAAAATAGGCTGTGAAGACAGCTTTTACCGAAACGATATTGCGCATCGTGCTATTTCGGCGCTTTCTTCTTAA
- a CDS encoding DUF2892 domain-containing protein — translation MKSNIGTVNALIRITIGLTMVAWSAARLGRRPNSQGNLFWMVCGAMKVGEGITKYCPVTELYERGQKLNDMDIASLTQEGSPINPST, via the coding sequence ATGAAGTCAAACATCGGTACTGTAAATGCATTGATCCGAATTACTATTGGACTGACAATGGTCGCTTGGTCTGCAGCACGTCTCGGCCGCCGACCCAATAGTCAAGGAAATCTGTTCTGGATGGTTTGTGGTGCAATGAAGGTAGGCGAAGGGATCACAAAATACTGCCCTGTTACAGAATTGTACGAACGCGGACAAAAATTGAATGACATGGATATTGCATCGTTAACACAAGAGGGTTCACCGATTAATCCATCAACTTAA
- the pcrA gene encoding DNA helicase PcrA yields the protein MQQIVDRLMNGLNPEQKKAVKHTEGPLLIMAGAGSGKTRVLTHRIAYLLVEKGVAPWNILAITFTNKASREMQSRVAAITGPAADNIWISTFHSMCVRILRRDSDRIGINRNFTILDATDQLSVIKQALKDLNLDTKKFDPRSILGIISSAKNELKTAAQFQKTASGLFEEVAADVYEIYEKQLRKNHALDFDDLIMSTIKLFERVPEVLEHYQRKFQYIHVDEYQDTNRAQYVLVNLLADRFRNLCVVGDSDQSIYKWRGADIANILSFEQDYSDAEVILLEQNYRSTKRILQAANEVIQNNTGRKPKNLWTENTDGQNIHYYQGDNEHSESYFVVGKIKDMIQSGSRKPSQIAILYRTNAQSRVMEEALVKSNITYTIVGGTKFYDRKEIKDILAYLRLIANPDDDISLSRIINVPRRGIGASTLDKIVQYAADHDLSLMDAIGEIEQIGLSARFVNSLSEFRNLLMNWAKMQEYLSVTELTEEVLDKTGYKDMLKNEKSIEAQSRLENLDEFLTVTQEFEKRNDDKSLVAFLTDLALVADIDKMDEDEEENKKKDGVVLMTLHSAKGLEFPVVFLMGLEEGIFPHSRSLFEEDEMEEERRLAYVGITRAEEELYLTNARMRTLYGKTNTNAPSRFINEIPDELVESLSEEQKTVPWMKTSGAGNPTSPQQRRTSHRITPAKPGSETLDWRVGDKAKHGKWGVGTVVSTKGEGDSLELDIAFPQPTGIKRLLAKFAPIEKA from the coding sequence ATGCAACAAATTGTAGATCGATTAATGAACGGATTGAACCCCGAACAGAAAAAGGCCGTCAAACATACGGAAGGACCACTCTTGATCATGGCCGGTGCCGGAAGTGGGAAGACTCGCGTTCTAACACACAGGATTGCCTATCTTCTCGTCGAAAAAGGAGTTGCCCCGTGGAACATCCTTGCGATCACTTTTACGAACAAGGCCTCAAGAGAAATGCAATCAAGAGTAGCAGCAATTACCGGTCCTGCTGCAGATAACATTTGGATTTCAACGTTCCACTCAATGTGTGTAAGGATTTTACGTCGGGATTCGGACAGGATTGGAATCAACCGGAACTTCACGATTCTTGATGCCACGGACCAACTATCAGTAATTAAACAGGCGCTGAAGGATTTGAACCTCGACACGAAAAAATTCGATCCGAGAAGCATACTTGGAATCATCAGCTCAGCCAAAAACGAATTGAAAACAGCCGCCCAGTTTCAAAAAACAGCTTCTGGTTTATTTGAAGAGGTTGCAGCCGATGTGTACGAGATTTACGAAAAACAGCTTCGTAAAAACCATGCACTCGATTTTGATGACCTGATCATGTCGACGATCAAGTTGTTTGAGCGGGTGCCGGAAGTTCTTGAACATTACCAGCGAAAATTTCAATACATTCATGTCGATGAGTACCAAGATACGAACCGAGCTCAATACGTGCTCGTCAATCTGTTAGCCGATCGATTCCGCAACCTCTGTGTTGTCGGGGATTCGGACCAGTCCATCTACAAATGGCGTGGTGCAGATATCGCAAATATTCTATCGTTTGAACAAGACTATTCTGACGCTGAAGTGATTTTACTTGAGCAAAATTATCGTTCCACAAAACGGATTCTTCAGGCGGCAAATGAAGTGATTCAGAACAACACAGGCCGCAAGCCGAAGAACCTTTGGACAGAAAATACCGACGGACAGAACATCCATTACTATCAGGGTGATAATGAGCATTCAGAAAGCTATTTTGTCGTCGGAAAAATCAAGGATATGATCCAAAGCGGTTCCCGAAAGCCGTCTCAAATTGCAATTCTTTACCGAACGAACGCCCAGTCTCGTGTCATGGAGGAAGCGCTCGTCAAATCGAACATTACGTACACGATCGTTGGAGGCACAAAGTTCTATGACCGTAAAGAGATCAAGGACATTCTCGCGTATCTTCGCTTGATTGCGAACCCGGATGACGATATTAGCTTAAGTCGGATAATCAACGTTCCAAGGCGAGGAATTGGCGCCTCTACTTTAGATAAAATTGTCCAGTACGCCGCAGATCATGACCTGTCGTTAATGGATGCCATTGGTGAGATTGAACAAATTGGATTAAGTGCCCGGTTTGTCAACTCACTATCTGAATTCCGGAACCTGCTCATGAACTGGGCGAAAATGCAGGAATACCTTTCTGTGACTGAGCTTACCGAGGAGGTTCTCGATAAGACCGGCTATAAGGATATGTTGAAAAATGAAAAATCGATTGAAGCACAGAGCCGTCTCGAAAACCTAGATGAATTTTTAACCGTTACACAGGAATTTGAAAAACGTAATGACGATAAGAGCCTCGTCGCCTTTTTGACCGACCTCGCATTGGTTGCAGATATCGATAAGATGGATGAGGATGAAGAGGAAAACAAGAAAAAAGACGGTGTCGTATTGATGACGCTCCATTCCGCAAAAGGGCTTGAATTTCCTGTCGTCTTTCTAATGGGGCTTGAAGAGGGAATCTTTCCGCACAGTCGCTCCCTTTTTGAAGAGGATGAAATGGAAGAGGAACGCCGCCTCGCATACGTTGGAATCACGCGAGCGGAGGAAGAGCTTTATTTGACGAATGCAAGAATGCGAACATTATATGGTAAAACAAATACGAACGCACCATCACGATTCATTAATGAGATTCCAGATGAGCTTGTGGAATCACTTAGTGAAGAACAAAAAACCGTGCCATGGATGAAAACATCAGGGGCAGGGAACCCAACGAGCCCACAACAACGTCGAACTTCACACAGAATTACCCCTGCAAAACCGGGTAGTGAAACACTGGATTGGCGTGTTGGAGATAAAGCGAAGCACGGGAAATGGGGCGTCGGAACTGTTGTCAGCACAAAAGGCGAGGGTGACTCGCTAGAGCTTGATATCGCCTTTCCACAACCGACTGGCATCAAACGGTTGTTGGCGAAGTTCGCCCCGATTGAAAAAGCTTAA
- a CDS encoding EYxxD motif small membrane protein: MFFMNVILDYATHIFFVLALIIGSIVALYYFSVKKKAPK, from the coding sequence ATGTTTTTCATGAATGTAATTTTGGATTATGCAACTCATATTTTTTTCGTTCTTGCGTTAATTATTGGTAGTATCGTTGCGCTTTACTATTTTTCTGTTAAGAAGAAAGCGCCGAAATAG
- a CDS encoding DUF3048 domain-containing protein: MKKGLFVTVIIALFLMLAACGPKETTKDIDKPDSDEPKTEVPKEEDEAPKEPEFAYTFPLTGKGTNDALNDRVVGVMVNNAPKARPQSGLHKADVVYEVLAEGRITRFLALFQSEKPEIIGPVRSARDYYIRLSNGFDAIYVHHGWSPSAKNMLVGGNIDSLNGLYYDGTLFKRASFRRAPHNSYITYENIIKESKKQKYELKQEIPSLPFLTEEEVKAVEGDPANTITITYGKYYEVQYKYQPEKGMYIRFSDDIQTIDRETEIPIELSNIFIAEATHQVIDSAGRRRVDLESGGKALLFQQGKVQVVKWVNENGRIVPAAEGKKAAFAPGKTWINIVPAIDQDVKYN; encoded by the coding sequence ATGAAAAAAGGGTTGTTTGTTACAGTTATCATAGCGCTATTTCTTATGCTTGCTGCTTGTGGGCCGAAGGAAACGACGAAAGACATTGATAAGCCCGATTCGGATGAGCCAAAAACGGAAGTACCGAAAGAAGAAGATGAAGCACCTAAGGAGCCTGAATTTGCTTACACGTTCCCGCTGACAGGAAAGGGAACGAATGATGCATTGAATGACCGTGTTGTCGGAGTAATGGTCAACAACGCTCCAAAGGCTCGACCTCAATCTGGTTTGCATAAAGCCGATGTCGTTTACGAAGTACTTGCAGAAGGCCGGATTACGAGATTCCTTGCCTTATTTCAAAGTGAAAAGCCTGAAATCATCGGTCCAGTCCGTAGTGCACGTGACTACTATATTCGTCTAAGCAATGGGTTTGATGCAATTTATGTTCATCACGGCTGGAGTCCTTCAGCAAAGAATATGCTCGTCGGGGGCAATATTGATTCATTGAATGGTCTTTATTATGATGGAACTCTGTTTAAGCGTGCATCGTTTCGACGGGCTCCGCATAATTCCTATATAACTTATGAAAATATTATAAAAGAATCGAAGAAACAGAAGTATGAGCTTAAGCAGGAGATTCCTTCACTGCCTTTTTTAACAGAGGAAGAAGTGAAAGCGGTCGAAGGTGACCCTGCGAATACGATCACGATTACGTATGGTAAGTATTATGAGGTACAATATAAATATCAGCCTGAAAAAGGAATGTACATCCGATTTTCCGACGATATACAAACGATCGATCGTGAAACAGAGATACCGATTGAATTATCCAATATATTCATCGCAGAAGCGACTCATCAGGTGATCGATAGTGCCGGTCGTCGACGAGTTGACCTCGAAAGCGGCGGGAAGGCTTTGTTATTCCAGCAAGGAAAAGTTCAGGTGGTCAAATGGGTCAATGAAAACGGACGCATTGTTCCTGCTGCAGAAGGAAAGAAAGCTGCTTTTGCGCCAGGTAAAACGTGGATAAATATAGTCCCTGCAATTGATCAGGATGTTAAATATAATTAA
- a CDS encoding adenine deaminase C-terminal domain-containing protein has translation MTQHITHWTKQQLRTHLQVIQGDAAPTLVLKNATYLNHGLKQWLTANIWIYEDRIVYVGSKMPRNNEGCEFVDCENQFVVPGYIEPHAHPFQLYNPHTFARYSAKRGTMTFVNDNLMLLPLSNEKALSFMTEINQLPYSFFWWCRYDSQTKLQNESEVFSDEMFNSFLNHPYVVQGGELTSWPAVLKGDDQTLHWMQETKRRGLKVEGHLPGASERTLTKMAVLGIDCDHEAMTGEEAVRRMTLGYTTSLRYSSIRPDLPEILEEMLSLGVRNFERVLMTSDGSTPNFYKDGVTDAMIRIAIEKGVPIEDAYAMASYNVARHYGMDHLYGMIAPGRLANLNILEDQSNPTPTAVLSKGIWISDEPEETFDWDRFDIKPYDIDWNLSVKDLHVTSPVGINMVNAVITKPYRSELDNTGEELSAQHDECFFSLIDKNGSWHVNTMLKGFATGVSGFVSSYSNSGDIILIGKRKKDMITAFERMKELGGGIVLVESGEIVCEVPLTLNGGSSIEPMEEIMKQQSHLVSSLKERGYAFVDPIYSLLFFSSTHLPYIRITPSGMVDVMKNEVLFPVVMR, from the coding sequence ATGACACAACACATCACACATTGGACAAAGCAACAGCTCCGCACACACCTGCAGGTCATTCAAGGTGATGCAGCTCCTACTCTTGTCCTGAAAAACGCTACATATTTGAATCATGGTTTAAAACAATGGTTGACGGCGAATATTTGGATCTACGAGGATCGCATCGTATATGTCGGCAGTAAAATGCCCCGGAACAATGAAGGATGCGAATTCGTGGATTGCGAGAATCAATTCGTTGTCCCGGGTTACATAGAACCACATGCTCATCCTTTTCAGTTATATAATCCCCATACCTTTGCGCGTTATTCAGCAAAACGGGGAACGATGACCTTTGTGAATGACAATTTAATGCTTTTGCCATTGTCGAATGAGAAAGCGCTTTCGTTCATGACGGAAATCAATCAACTGCCGTATAGCTTCTTCTGGTGGTGCCGATACGATTCCCAGACCAAACTGCAAAACGAGTCTGAAGTGTTTTCAGACGAAATGTTCAACTCTTTCCTCAATCATCCATATGTCGTTCAGGGCGGTGAATTAACGAGCTGGCCGGCCGTATTAAAGGGTGATGATCAAACACTCCACTGGATGCAGGAGACAAAACGTAGAGGATTGAAAGTGGAAGGGCATTTACCAGGAGCATCGGAACGGACTCTGACGAAAATGGCGGTTCTCGGAATCGATTGCGACCATGAAGCGATGACCGGGGAAGAAGCTGTTAGGAGAATGACGCTCGGCTACACAACCTCCCTTCGTTACTCGTCGATTCGACCGGATCTTCCGGAAATTCTTGAGGAGATGCTGAGTCTTGGTGTTCGGAACTTCGAGCGTGTATTGATGACGTCTGACGGGTCAACCCCGAACTTTTATAAGGATGGAGTCACTGATGCAATGATTCGGATCGCCATTGAAAAAGGTGTGCCGATCGAGGACGCTTATGCGATGGCTTCCTACAATGTGGCTCGGCATTACGGAATGGACCACTTATACGGAATGATTGCACCAGGCAGGCTGGCGAACCTGAATATCCTCGAAGACCAGTCGAATCCAACACCGACCGCTGTTCTCTCAAAAGGAATTTGGATTAGCGATGAACCTGAAGAAACGTTCGATTGGGACCGGTTTGATATTAAGCCGTATGATATCGACTGGAATCTTTCTGTAAAGGATTTGCACGTGACTTCACCGGTCGGAATCAATATGGTAAACGCGGTTATTACGAAACCGTACCGATCAGAGCTCGACAATACAGGGGAAGAGCTATCAGCCCAACACGATGAATGCTTTTTCTCGCTCATCGATAAAAATGGATCCTGGCACGTCAACACGATGTTAAAAGGCTTTGCAACAGGAGTATCAGGATTTGTAAGTTCGTATTCCAACAGCGGTGACATTATTCTTATCGGAAAACGAAAGAAGGATATGATAACTGCATTTGAACGTATGAAAGAGCTTGGTGGGGGTATCGTTCTCGTTGAAAGCGGTGAGATTGTTTGTGAGGTTCCGTTAACACTAAACGGCGGATCGTCTATTGAACCGATGGAAGAGATTATGAAACAACAGTCCCATCTGGTCTCGTCGTTAAAGGAAAGAGGATATGCATTCGTCGATCCAATTTATAGTCTTCTATTTTTCTCGTCAACCCATCTTCCATATATTCGAATTACACCAAGCGGAATGGTGGATGTGATGAAAAATGAGGTATTGTTTCCTGTCGTAATGCGTTAA